A region from the Oncorhynchus keta strain PuntledgeMale-10-30-2019 chromosome 5, Oket_V2, whole genome shotgun sequence genome encodes:
- the zgc:55558 gene encoding GTPase KRas: MTEYKLVVVGAGGVGKSALTIQLIQNHFVDEYDPTIEDSYRKQVVIDGETCLLDILDTAGQEEYSAMRDQYMRTGEGFLCVFAINNIKSFEDVHLYREQINRVKDSDSVPMVLVGNKSDLGSRSVESRQAQELARGYGVPFVETSAKTRQGVEEAFYSLVREIRRYKETNRSNKKSKKSTQRRCTIL, translated from the exons ATGACTGAGTATAAGCTTGTTGTGGTGGGTGCTGGAGGTGTTGGGAAGAGTGCCTTAACTATCCAGCTCATCCAGAATCACTTTGTGGATGAATATGACCCCACCATCGAG GACTCGTACAGGAAGCAGGTGGTGATTGACGGAGAGACGTGTCTGCTGGACATCCTGGACACAGCCGGTCAGGAGGAGTACAGCGCCATGAGGGACCAGTACATGAGGACAGGGGAAGGCTTCCTTTGTGTGTTCGCCATCAACAACATCAAGTCCTTTGAGGACGTTCACCTGTACAG AGAACAGATCAACAGGGTGAAGGACAGTGACAGTGTGCCTATGGTGCTGGTGGGGAACAAGAGTGACCTGGGGAGTCGGAGCGTGGagagcaggcaggctcaggagcTGGCCCGCGGCTATGGTGTGCCCTTCGTGGAGACCTCTGCCAAAACCAGACAG GGCGTGGAGGAGGCGTTCTACTCTCTAGTCAGAGAGATCAGGAGGTATAAGGAAACCAACCGCAGCAACAAGAAGAGCAAGAAAAGCACTCAGAGACGTTGCACTATTCtataa